The following nucleotide sequence is from Psychroserpens sp. Hel_I_66.
TCAAAAGATTTTAAAGCACTGGCAAAAATTAGGTCAGTTTAGAAATGCACATCCTGCCATTGGAGCAGGCACACATCAAATGATAACGCAATCGCCATATACGTTCTATAGAAGTTATAACTTCGGAAATTTTAAGGATTTAGTTGTTGTGGCTATGGATTTAGATCCAGGCAAGAAAACCTTAAATGTAAGTGAGTTATTTGAGGATGGTATTGTGTTGCGCGATGCGTATTCCAATCAAGAGGTTACAGTTAAAAACGGAAAGGTCGAGCTAGATTCAGAATTTGATATAGTGCTTTTAGAAGAGAAATAAAATTAGATCCATGAAATATGTAATGTTATTAATTGCAGCAACACTATTGTCCTGCAATACTTCCGAAGAAAAAAAAGAATTCAAAGCAAGTTCTCCAAACGGAACGATTGAGGTGAATTTTAATGTTACTGAAGATGGTCAACCTTATTATTTGGTTATGACTAATAAAAAGGTAGTTGTAGATACGTCATTTTTAGGCTTCGAGTTTAAGAATGTTCCAAACTTTGAAAAGAACTTTATAATTAAAAATTCTGAAAATCAAGCTCATAACGAGCCTTGGCAAATGCCCTGGGGAGAACAGGTTGATGTAGAAAACAACTATCAAGAACTAAAGATATTTCTTCAAGAAAAAGTATCGCCAGAACGCTTTTTGAATATCGTTTTTAGAGTGTATGACGATGGGGTTGGGTTTAGATATGAATTTCCTGAGCAAGAACGTTTAAAGGATGTTGAAATTACTGATGAGCATACGCAGTTTAACTTAACTCAAGATTATAAAACGTTTTGGATTCCTGGAGATTGGGACATTTATGAACATTTGTATTCAACCTCGAAACTTTCGGAAATTGATGCTTTAAAATATGTTGGACATGTTAATTTAGCGCAAACCTACATTCCAGAAAACGCAGTAAATACGCCAGTGACAATGGTTGGAGAGGATGGTTTGCACTTGAGTTTTCATGAAGCTGCTTTGGTGGATTATTCTGGAATGACGTTAAAAATTGATACAGAAAATCTCAATTTAGAAAGTAATCTGGTTGGATCCAAAAATACAGATTATAAAGTAAAAAGAAACTTGCCTTTTAACACGCCTTGGAGAACGATTCAAATTGCAAATAATGCACCAGATTTAATAGAGTCGAATCTTATTGTAAATTTAAATGAACCAAATAAATTAGGAGATGTCTCATGGTTTAAACCAATGAAATATACAGGGATCTGGTGGGAAATGCACTTAGGAAAATCTTCTTGGGATTATGGTATGGAAATGAAAGATGGCAAATGGACAGATACTGGAAAAGCCCACGGAAAACATGGAGCAACCACAGAGAACGTTAAGAATTTTATTGATTTTTCAGCAAAAAATAATATTGGAGGTGTGTTGGTTGAAGGCTGGAATACAGGATGGGAACATTGGATTGGTTTTGAAGACCGTGAAGGTGTTTTTGATTTTGTAACCACATATCCAGACTACGATATAGATGAGGTGGTGCGCTACGGAAAAGAGAAAGGTGTTGATATTATTATGCACCATGAAACTTCGGCAGCAACAGAAACTTATGAAAAACAACAAGACACAGCTTATGCTTTAATGCAGAAATACGGGATGCATACTGTAAAATCTGGATATGTTGGAAAGATTTTACCAAAAGGAGAATACCACCATGGACAATATATGGTCAATCAATATAATAATGCAGCCATAAAGGCAGCTACATATGAGGTTGCTGTGAATGCACACGAGCCAATTAAAGCAACTGGGCTGCGAAGAACATATCCTAATATTATTTCTAGGGAAGGACTTCGCGGACAGGAATTTAATGCGTGGGCGGAAGATGGTGGCAATCCACCAGAACATTTACCAATAGTAGCCTTTACAAGAATGTTGGCTGGACCTATAGATTTTACACCTGGGATTTTTAATATCAAATTTGATGAGTACAAAAAAGATAATCAGGTGAATACAACATTGGCGCAACAATTGGCTTTGTACATTGTTATTTATAGTCCAATCCAAATGGCAGCAGATTTGGTAGAACACTACGAGGCTAACCCAGAACCTTTTCAATTTATAAAAGACGTTGGTGTAGATTGGGAAAAAACAAAGGTATTGAACGGAGAAGTTGGTGATTTTGTAACTATAGCCAGAAAAGAAAAAGGAACAGGAAATTGGTTTTTAGGTAGTATTACAGATGAAAATTCAAGAGAATTTGAAATCAGTTTTGATTTTTTGGAAGAAAATCAAGAGTATATAGCTACAATTTATAAAGATGCAAAAGATGCGCATTGGGATAAGAACCCACTAGCTTTAGATATCGAAACGGTTACAGTAAATAAAAAATCCAACTTGCAATTGAATCTCGCTCAAGGCGGTGGATGTGCAATAAGTATAATTAAGAAACAATAGATTATGAAAACCCTTTTATTAATAGCATTAATTTTAATATCACCATTATGTTTTTCTCAGGTTGGTATAGGTACTTCGACGCCTAAAAGTACATTAGATATTAACGGTAATTTATCTTTAAAAGTAGTCGATTATAATGGTGGTCCAAGTATGTCTGCTACCCCAATTGATGATGGTATTTATATTAATTTAAGACCTACAACAGGTAATTTAGAATTTATTTTACCCGATGCAGCTACCGTTCCTGGACGTATTTATATCATGCGAAATGTTGACGATGTTTTAACTGCGAAAATTTATAGTTTCGGAGGTTTGTTTTTTCCAGGTGACTCAAGAACGGGATTAACTGTTGTGGATATGGAATCTGATCCAAATACAGATATTACTATAAATACGCCATCTAAGACCATTACTTTTATAAGTGATGGAGCTAATTGGACTTTTGGCTATTTTATGCGTCTAAATTAATGCTGTCATAATTATTATTTCCGTTATAAGTTTCCCGATTATTTATTTTGAAAGTTATTCATGGTAAGAAAATCTGACTAGGAACGACTTAACCTATTAATTCGTAAATTTGTAGAATTGGAGAACGTGCTATGAACAATATTAATTCTAATATAGAATCACCCTTTGAACTTAAAATAAGTTTTGATAAACTGCTGAGTCATTATGAAGAGTTATCTCAAAGTGATGATGAGTTCATTGCTGCAAAAGCACGTCGAGTTCTAAAAACAGCAGAAGGATTTCCAGAGCTTAGAGACGGTATAACAGATCCAAATGATTTGGTTGTGCGGGAAAAAGAAATTAGCATTATTCTTCAAGATTCGTTTAGTCGTATTTTAACTAAAAATGAAATAAAAACAGCTTCTGTACCATTTCATAATTTAATATTTAATTCTTCGGAACGTTTTAAGAACATCATCAAGAATGCTGGTGAAGATTTTGAAATCGAAATAAAGAACATGCCTAAAGATGATACCTATATCATCGCATGTTCAATCATTCTTTCATTTTGTTATGGGTATAATTTAAATTTCAAACGTCCGTTTTTTTATGAAATTCCAGATTCAAACGGTATTTTGCGATATTATAAAATACTTTATAATGCAGATTTTACTGAAATATTCCCAAAACCTAATGCTCCAAAAATAACAGAGGAAGACTATCTCGTCTTATTGGACAATTTTGAAAATATAGAACTTTGGAAAGAGAAATTTCCACCAAATAGCTACACCTTTAAAGGTTTCGTGATCTCAAATATTTTTGATGTAACAGACGACCAATCGATCTCAAATATTAAATCCAGTTTAATAGGAAGCGATAAAAGAAAAAGGGAAAGTTTTATGAAAGATTTTCATAATATATTCCGTTCGCTTTTAGGTTTAAAGGATATTAAGGTAGGATTTTCAACATATAATAAAGAAGAGGATGTTTTTGAAAGAGTTTATGGGACAGGGATCCATAGTTATCTCCTAAATGATAAGGAAACAAAAAAATGCTCTGATGCATTGTGTGAGTGGTCTTACAATAAATTATTAAAAGACAAGCAATATTTTTCTGTATCTGATGTGGATGGGAAGTTTGATAATTCCGAAGATCAAATGCCTCATGTAAAAGTTCTTCACAGTCAAGGTATAAAAAGCGCCATTTTTGCTCCTATTGCTGGTAAAGACGGTCTTTTAGGTATATTAGAAATCATATCATCTAAACCTCATGTTTTAAATAGTATTATAGCCAATAGGTTAGAAGATGTGATGCCATTTATCGTATCTGCTGTGGAGCGTTCTAAAGTAGAGGAGGAAAACTTGATAGAAGCGATTATTCAACAGGAGTGTACAACGATTCACCCTAGTGTTAACTGGAAATTTGTTGATGCTGCCAGACAGTTTTTAAAAGACAAACACACCGTTGGCAATAATGCTGTTTTTGGAAAGATTTCTTTTAATAATATTTATCCATTATATGGGCAAATGGATGTTATGGGATCGTCTAACTCTAGAAATAATGCAACTAAAAAGGATTTATCGCTTCAGTTAACATTAGTTTCAAAAATTTTAAAAGCGATTTTAGAATTTGAAAAACTCCCAATTTATGAGCAGATCATGTTCCAAACCAAAACTTATAAAGATGATTTAGAATCTGATTTTCAAGTAGACAGTGAACATAATATTACGAGATTTTTAAAAGAGGAGATAAAGCCAATTTTTAAGTTTCAGCATAAAAAAAATCCTAATTTAAAAGATCAGATTGAGGATTACTTCAATAAAATTGATAGTGACTTACATGTTATATACTACTACCGTAAAAATTATGACGATACAATAGCGCTCATAAATAAAAATATGGCTGCCCTATTAGACGACAAACAGGTAGAGGCCCAAGCGATGTACCCTCACTATTTTGAGCGTTACAAAACCGATGGTGTAGAGCATAACATGTATATTGGAGAGTCAATTACAAAACAAGATAGTTTTAATGAAGTGTATCTATACAATTTAAGACTTTGGCAATTGCAGGTGATGTGCGAAATGGAAAATGAATATTATCAAAATCAAGATCAATATCCAATAAGACTGGATGTTGCTTCAATGATCTTAGTTTTTAATCAACCATTGTCAATTAGGTTTAGAATGGATGAAAAACAATTTGATGTGGATGGAACTTACAATGCGCGTTACGAAGTCGTAAAAAAACGTGTTGACAAAGCGTTAATTAAGGGCACAGATGAACGCATCACTCAAAACGGTAAAATAACCATTGTATATTCTCAAAAAGAGGATGAACAAGAGTATTTGGAGTACATTAAATTTTTGCAATCTAAAAATGTATTAGACAGCGAAGTCGAAATTTTAGAACTTCAAGATCTGCAAGGTGTAACTGGCTTAAAGGCTCTACGGGTTAATGTACTTTACCATCAAAACGAAAGTAAGGCTTTCTATACTTATGATGATTTAATGAAAGAGCTTAACCAATAACATAGGCATCTTCAATTTTATTTTCTAGGATTAAAATAGAAGCTTCTTCTGGATCCAAAACTTTTTGAATATCAATACCAGGATTCATTCTAACTGCAATACCAAATGCAATTAAGGACACAATGATACCGATCATGAAGACAGTATAAGTCACACGCAAAATTTTATATTTACGTTCTAAAACCTTTCCTAAAAAATATAAATCCTTAGTAAGAGCTTTGTAGATATAATCTTTATCATTGACTAATTCTTGTATTGCCCATTCAAAATCCTCAAGTTTCATTTTGTGAAAATTTCCGAAGAAACTCAAATTCACTTTTTGATCCTTGACATCTTCTTTGGTAAACTCACCGCTTGTTACATTTGGTCTTGTAGCAATTATAGACATTACCATTGATGCCACACTAAATAAAGTAAAAATCACAGTAGGCCAAGTTAAGTATGGATTTGTGTCTAGTTTAGAAATCAAGTTAGCCAAAACTACAGAGATGATAATGGCATTTACAGAAAGTAAAATGTTGGCTTTAGTATCTGCAATGTCACTAAGTTTAATGTGGTTTCTTAATGCAGTTCTAAAAAATGTTTGAACACCACGCTCTGGGCTCTCATTTTTGTATTGCATTTTTAACTTTGCCTTGACTTCTTCTTTTTTATACTTCTTTTTTTGTTTTTTCTTCGCTTTCAATAGGCTAGCAAGGTTCTTGTCCTTATTGGATTGCCAGTTTTTTAAAGCAAAATCAGTATAGTATTGGTGTTTTTTTGAAAGCACCTTAATATTTTCATTTCTCCACTCACTAGGAGAATATTCAGCAACACCTCTAAGTTCTAGTTCTTTTCTCAAAAACTCGCTGGCTTCTTCAAAGTAATCCTTTCCAAAATGGGATGCATCGGCATCTCTTATAATTTTACCAAGTTTGGTTTGAGGCACTTCTTTAAATTTAGTTTCCATGATGCAGTGGTTGACTTCATCAATAAGCTTTTTATCTGCATTATGTTTTGATAAAAATTCTGTACCAATTTTCACGCTTTTTTCCTCATGGTCTTCTGCCCCTTGGGTATAGCCTGTATCGTGTAGAAGAGCTGCAATTTCAAGAATTTCGGCTTCATCATTGGTTAAATCTGTGTTTTCAATGATTTCTCGAGTACTTTTCAAAACACGTTCTGTATGTTTGTGGTTGTGATATAAAAAGACATTATCTAAATCTTTATTTAAAAGATTAAATACAAATTCTTCTGTTTTTTTTACAAGATCAGTTGCCATAAATAGAGGTTATATATTATAGTAAAATTACAAAATAAAGTTTTAACATAATCTGTAATTCACAGACTGCATATTCGACAAATTTATTTGTAATTTATATCTTTATTACAAAAAAAAATAGCCATATCCATAAAAGAAAGTACATGCAATTACACATAAAAAATAATTTCTCAAAATCATTACCTTCAGATCCCAATCTAAACAATACAAGACGTCAGGTAAAGGAGGCATGTTTTTCTTATGTTATACCAAAGCAGACAGATAACCCTAAAATAATTCACGTTTCCGAAGACATGTTAAGCACATTGGGTTTATCCTCTAAAGATGCAGCAACAAAAGACTTTAAAAATGTATTTACAGGCAATCTAGTACTAGAAAACACCAAGCCTTATGCCATGTGTTATGGCGGACATCAATTTGGCAATTGGGCAGGACAGTTAGGCGATGGTCGGGCAATTAATTTATTTGAAGTTGAACATCGCAATAAGATATGGCAAGTACAACTCAAAGGTGCAGGAGAAACGCCATATTCTAGAACAGCAGATGGTTTGGCGGTTTTGCGATCGTCCATAAGAGAATATTTATGCAGCGAAGCCATGCATCATTTGGGTGTGCCAACCACTCGTGCATTATCGCTGGCACTAACAGGAG
It contains:
- a CDS encoding Pycsar system effector family protein; protein product: MATDLVKKTEEFVFNLLNKDLDNVFLYHNHKHTERVLKSTREIIENTDLTNDEAEILEIAALLHDTGYTQGAEDHEEKSVKIGTEFLSKHNADKKLIDEVNHCIMETKFKEVPQTKLGKIIRDADASHFGKDYFEEASEFLRKELELRGVAEYSPSEWRNENIKVLSKKHQYYTDFALKNWQSNKDKNLASLLKAKKKQKKKYKKEEVKAKLKMQYKNESPERGVQTFFRTALRNHIKLSDIADTKANILLSVNAIIISVVLANLISKLDTNPYLTWPTVIFTLFSVASMVMSIIATRPNVTSGEFTKEDVKDQKVNLSFFGNFHKMKLEDFEWAIQELVNDKDYIYKALTKDLYFLGKVLERKYKILRVTYTVFMIGIIVSLIAFGIAVRMNPGIDIQKVLDPEEASILILENKIEDAYVIG
- a CDS encoding GAF domain-containing protein, whose protein sequence is MNNINSNIESPFELKISFDKLLSHYEELSQSDDEFIAAKARRVLKTAEGFPELRDGITDPNDLVVREKEISIILQDSFSRILTKNEIKTASVPFHNLIFNSSERFKNIIKNAGEDFEIEIKNMPKDDTYIIACSIILSFCYGYNLNFKRPFFYEIPDSNGILRYYKILYNADFTEIFPKPNAPKITEEDYLVLLDNFENIELWKEKFPPNSYTFKGFVISNIFDVTDDQSISNIKSSLIGSDKRKRESFMKDFHNIFRSLLGLKDIKVGFSTYNKEEDVFERVYGTGIHSYLLNDKETKKCSDALCEWSYNKLLKDKQYFSVSDVDGKFDNSEDQMPHVKVLHSQGIKSAIFAPIAGKDGLLGILEIISSKPHVLNSIIANRLEDVMPFIVSAVERSKVEEENLIEAIIQQECTTIHPSVNWKFVDAARQFLKDKHTVGNNAVFGKISFNNIYPLYGQMDVMGSSNSRNNATKKDLSLQLTLVSKILKAILEFEKLPIYEQIMFQTKTYKDDLESDFQVDSEHNITRFLKEEIKPIFKFQHKKNPNLKDQIEDYFNKIDSDLHVIYYYRKNYDDTIALINKNMAALLDDKQVEAQAMYPHYFERYKTDGVEHNMYIGESITKQDSFNEVYLYNLRLWQLQVMCEMENEYYQNQDQYPIRLDVASMILVFNQPLSIRFRMDEKQFDVDGTYNARYEVVKKRVDKALIKGTDERITQNGKITIVYSQKEDEQEYLEYIKFLQSKNVLDSEVEILELQDLQGVTGLKALRVNVLYHQNESKAFYTYDDLMKELNQ
- a CDS encoding glycoside hydrolase family 97 protein; amino-acid sequence: MKYVMLLIAATLLSCNTSEEKKEFKASSPNGTIEVNFNVTEDGQPYYLVMTNKKVVVDTSFLGFEFKNVPNFEKNFIIKNSENQAHNEPWQMPWGEQVDVENNYQELKIFLQEKVSPERFLNIVFRVYDDGVGFRYEFPEQERLKDVEITDEHTQFNLTQDYKTFWIPGDWDIYEHLYSTSKLSEIDALKYVGHVNLAQTYIPENAVNTPVTMVGEDGLHLSFHEAALVDYSGMTLKIDTENLNLESNLVGSKNTDYKVKRNLPFNTPWRTIQIANNAPDLIESNLIVNLNEPNKLGDVSWFKPMKYTGIWWEMHLGKSSWDYGMEMKDGKWTDTGKAHGKHGATTENVKNFIDFSAKNNIGGVLVEGWNTGWEHWIGFEDREGVFDFVTTYPDYDIDEVVRYGKEKGVDIIMHHETSAATETYEKQQDTAYALMQKYGMHTVKSGYVGKILPKGEYHHGQYMVNQYNNAAIKAATYEVAVNAHEPIKATGLRRTYPNIISREGLRGQEFNAWAEDGGNPPEHLPIVAFTRMLAGPIDFTPGIFNIKFDEYKKDNQVNTTLAQQLALYIVIYSPIQMAADLVEHYEANPEPFQFIKDVGVDWEKTKVLNGEVGDFVTIARKEKGTGNWFLGSITDENSREFEISFDFLEENQEYIATIYKDAKDAHWDKNPLALDIETVTVNKKSNLQLNLAQGGGCAISIIKKQ